From the Clavibacter phaseoli genome, one window contains:
- the ptsP gene encoding phosphoenolpyruvate--protein phosphotransferase, protein MRMPDPLPEPGTGAFTGDAEAEVARVADALAATADDLAARGARAGGDAKDVLDAQSLMARDPALLDSVGRLVGQGRSGERAVFEAFATFQELLTGMGGYMAERAADLADVAQRVIARLRGVPAPGIPTADAPFVLVARDLAPADTALLELDRVLALVTTDGGPTSHTAILARSRSIPAIVGATGAADLVEGDEVVVDAAAGVVVVHPDDAEREDALRRIRAREEALAAPITDGALADGTPVPLLANLGSPAEAARAVELGAEGVGLFRTEFLFLDAAEAPSVDAQTAQYTALLQAFPGRKVVVRALDAGADKPLAFLTDADEENPALGLRGLRALRANERILRDQLTALAAADAATDADLWVMAPMVADAEETAYFVELGRELGLRTVGVMAEVPSLALLADQVVEVADFVSVGTNDLTQYTMAADRLLGSVASYQDPWHPAVLRLVRTLGDAGRASGTPVGICGEAAADPLLAVVLVGLGVTSLSMTPAALADVRLELGRRTLDDARAAADAVLTARTAAEARAAAERILAER, encoded by the coding sequence ATGCGGATGCCCGACCCGCTGCCCGAGCCCGGCACCGGGGCCTTCACGGGCGACGCCGAGGCCGAGGTCGCGCGCGTCGCCGACGCCCTCGCCGCCACCGCGGACGACCTGGCCGCGCGCGGCGCCCGCGCGGGCGGCGACGCGAAGGACGTGCTCGACGCGCAGTCGCTCATGGCGCGCGACCCCGCGCTCCTCGACTCGGTCGGCCGCCTCGTCGGCCAGGGCCGCTCGGGCGAGCGCGCCGTGTTCGAGGCGTTCGCCACCTTCCAGGAGCTGCTCACGGGCATGGGCGGGTACATGGCCGAGCGCGCGGCGGACCTCGCCGACGTCGCGCAGCGCGTCATCGCCCGGCTCCGCGGCGTGCCCGCGCCCGGGATCCCCACCGCGGACGCGCCCTTCGTCCTCGTCGCGCGCGACCTCGCGCCCGCCGACACCGCGCTCCTCGAGCTCGACCGCGTGCTCGCCCTGGTCACCACCGACGGCGGCCCCACCAGCCACACCGCGATCCTCGCCCGCAGCCGCTCCATCCCCGCGATCGTCGGCGCGACGGGCGCCGCCGACCTCGTCGAGGGCGACGAGGTCGTCGTCGACGCGGCCGCCGGCGTCGTGGTCGTCCACCCCGACGACGCCGAGCGCGAGGACGCCCTCCGCCGGATCCGCGCCCGCGAGGAGGCGCTCGCCGCCCCCATCACCGACGGCGCCCTGGCCGACGGCACGCCCGTCCCGCTCCTCGCCAACCTCGGGTCGCCCGCGGAGGCCGCGCGCGCGGTCGAGCTCGGCGCCGAGGGCGTCGGCCTCTTCCGCACCGAGTTCCTCTTCCTCGACGCCGCCGAGGCGCCGTCCGTCGACGCGCAGACCGCGCAGTACACCGCGCTCCTCCAGGCCTTCCCGGGCCGCAAGGTCGTCGTCCGCGCGCTCGACGCCGGCGCCGACAAGCCCCTCGCCTTCCTCACCGACGCGGACGAGGAGAACCCCGCGCTGGGCCTCCGGGGCCTCCGCGCGCTCCGGGCGAACGAGCGGATCCTCCGCGACCAGCTCACCGCCCTCGCGGCGGCGGACGCGGCGACCGACGCCGACCTCTGGGTCATGGCGCCGATGGTCGCCGACGCCGAGGAGACCGCGTACTTCGTGGAGCTCGGCCGCGAGCTGGGCCTCCGCACGGTCGGCGTCATGGCCGAGGTGCCGTCGCTCGCGCTCCTCGCCGACCAGGTCGTCGAGGTCGCCGACTTCGTCAGCGTCGGCACCAACGACCTCACGCAGTACACGATGGCGGCGGACCGCCTGCTCGGCTCGGTCGCCTCCTACCAGGACCCGTGGCACCCGGCGGTCCTCCGCCTCGTGCGCACCCTCGGCGACGCCGGCCGCGCGTCGGGCACGCCCGTCGGCATCTGCGGCGAGGCGGCGGCGGATCCGCTGCTCGCGGTGGTCCTCGTCGGCCTCGGCGTCACGAGCCTCTCGATGACCCCGGCCGCGCTCGCCGACGTCCGCCTGGAGCTCGGCCGACGCACGCTCGACGACGCGCGCGCCGCCGCCGATGCCGTCCTCACGGCGCGCACCGCGGCGGAGGCGCGCGCGGCCGCCGAGCGGATCCTCGCGGAGCGCTAG